From the genome of Prevotella herbatica, one region includes:
- a CDS encoding C13 family peptidase yields MKIHHFKIYILLHIVVFLLGMSSCTTEKFVGLDEQVRKDYHIAVVLPYSDGMEEQWRHSIDWALEDLNKSLIPQRGIRITAEWYNEDDYSIKDLFTSLAEKTDIYAIIGPLYSAHAAIASECCAKTGKPLLPALASSEQMMRAYAGKGFLWCLTENDISQCEVLLTKAIQKGAKTVSLITSDDLYGQTFSDWFAFEAKELGLSVYGMEVYTDTDLEEKMRKLISGQPDCLICVSPNNGITKRMNDIRRSVSNDKPFFLFSDGAFLLPKDKNYEGMEGVVQTHDPSSGFQISYETRYGKSPSFGNAHFYDATLLAGLGILQADIDGNDDVNEAIKHIVSMDGDEINACTDEGMNRIVSSILRKERHHVTGASGKLHFDPTLYTNVLHSVYCHWTVYQGKHLILEYNTSDDSNRTYASVVNWNWRVTQMQDFIYSNTTEYAPKKDLYALIISAAKGWTNYRHQADAYAVYQRLRENGLDKKHIILVADDDLAYNALNPTPGSVRLSDNGNNLYTDIPIYRHPSDISWKEYEKMIVDNEDCILPSDSTTNLLVYWVGHGTPKGLQWADQTVRADEIGSFFNTLAKERRFRKALLLFDTCYSGMVGAKCEDIPGLLCITAANAMETSKANRYSPFYNTWMSNSFSDALLGMLDKDRHQSLYEVYSTLYNQTIGSHVSVYNAERFDNLHKAGINEFLYPR; encoded by the coding sequence ATGAAAATACATCATTTTAAAATTTACATCTTATTGCATATAGTGGTATTTCTTCTCGGCATGTCGTCCTGTACCACAGAAAAATTCGTAGGATTGGATGAACAAGTTAGAAAAGACTACCACATTGCAGTTGTATTGCCATACAGTGATGGTATGGAAGAACAATGGAGGCATTCAATAGACTGGGCTCTGGAAGATTTGAATAAATCGCTGATACCTCAACGGGGCATCCGCATTACGGCTGAATGGTACAACGAAGATGATTATTCCATTAAAGATCTTTTTACTTCTTTGGCTGAAAAGACAGATATTTATGCCATCATCGGTCCTTTATATTCTGCCCATGCTGCAATTGCCTCAGAATGTTGTGCAAAGACAGGTAAACCTTTATTACCAGCTTTAGCCTCTTCAGAGCAGATGATGCGTGCCTATGCAGGCAAGGGATTTCTTTGGTGTTTGACGGAGAATGACATTTCACAATGTGAAGTTCTTCTTACCAAAGCTATACAAAAGGGAGCAAAGACAGTGTCTCTGATAACGAGTGATGACTTGTATGGCCAGACGTTTTCTGATTGGTTTGCTTTTGAGGCAAAAGAATTGGGATTGTCTGTCTATGGCATGGAAGTCTATACGGACACAGATCTAGAAGAAAAAATGCGTAAGCTCATTTCTGGTCAGCCGGACTGTCTGATATGCGTGTCTCCAAACAATGGGATAACCAAGCGGATGAATGATATAAGGCGGTCAGTCTCTAACGACAAGCCTTTCTTTTTGTTCTCTGATGGTGCATTCCTTTTACCCAAGGATAAAAATTATGAAGGAATGGAAGGTGTTGTGCAGACACATGACCCCTCTTCTGGCTTCCAAATCAGTTATGAAACCCGATACGGGAAATCTCCATCATTCGGCAATGCTCATTTCTATGATGCAACGTTGCTTGCCGGACTTGGTATTCTTCAGGCGGATATTGATGGAAACGATGATGTGAATGAAGCAATCAAACATATTGTGAGTATGGATGGAGATGAAATCAATGCCTGTACGGATGAAGGGATGAATCGCATAGTCAGTTCTATTTTAAGGAAAGAAAGACATCATGTTACAGGTGCAAGCGGCAAACTTCATTTTGATCCGACTCTTTATACGAATGTGCTGCATTCGGTATATTGTCATTGGACGGTCTATCAAGGAAAACATCTTATTCTTGAATATAATACGTCGGATGACAGTAATCGTACCTATGCTTCTGTAGTAAACTGGAACTGGAGGGTTACCCAGATGCAGGACTTTATTTATTCAAATACGACCGAATATGCACCGAAAAAAGATTTGTATGCTCTTATTATCTCGGCAGCCAAAGGTTGGACTAACTACCGACATCAGGCTGACGCATACGCTGTTTATCAGCGACTGAGGGAAAACGGATTGGATAAGAAACATATTATCTTAGTTGCGGATGATGATTTGGCTTATAATGCGTTGAATCCGACACCAGGTAGTGTCCGCCTGTCTGATAATGGGAATAATCTCTATACCGATATACCAATATACAGACATCCCTCGGACATTAGCTGGAAAGAATATGAGAAAATGATTGTAGACAACGAGGATTGTATCCTTCCGTCTGACAGTACAACGAATCTTCTAGTGTATTGGGTCGGACATGGTACACCCAAAGGGTTGCAATGGGCGGACCAAACTGTTCGTGCAGATGAAATCGGAAGCTTTTTTAATACATTGGCAAAAGAAAGGCGTTTTCGGAAAGCATTGCTTTTGTTTGATACCTGTTACTCAGGAATGGTTGGAGCCAAATGTGAAGATATACCTGGCTTACTGTGTATTACCGCAGCCAATGCAATGGAAACTTCCAAAGCAAACAGATATAGCCCCTTTTACAATACATGGATGTCAAACAGTTTTTCTGATGCCTTATTAGGTATGTTGGATAAAGACAGACATCAAAGCCTCTATGAAGTTTACTCTACGCTGTATAACCAAACGATAGGTTCACACGTATCAGTTTATAATGCGGAGAGGTTTGATAACCTGCACAAAGCGGGTATCAACGAATTTCTGTATCCGCGTTGA
- a CDS encoding fibroblast growth factor, whose amino-acid sequence MQKVDLSKLLLIQSVAFKGVFLRMDGKGIKTTSGSGAGKVNCQKSLTTICVFKLHQEKDGTFTIESVEYPGVFLRMDGSSVKSFSGSGAGSVNCQFGAAEWEHFRLRDQKDGSFAIESVAFPNVYLRMDGDNPQGKDDDFGIVNCQFNVGSYECFYLVNRIEMPTDEKLGDIMNKIKI is encoded by the coding sequence ATGCAAAAAGTTGATTTATCGAAACTTTTACTGATTCAATCAGTAGCTTTCAAAGGAGTGTTCCTCCGTATGGACGGAAAAGGTATCAAAACGACAAGCGGTTCTGGTGCAGGTAAAGTTAATTGTCAGAAAAGCTTGACAACAATATGTGTATTCAAATTACATCAAGAGAAAGATGGAACTTTCACTATTGAATCTGTTGAATATCCTGGAGTATTTCTTCGTATGGATGGAAGTAGTGTAAAGAGTTTCTCTGGTTCCGGTGCTGGTTCTGTAAATTGTCAGTTTGGTGCAGCCGAATGGGAACATTTCAGACTTCGTGATCAAAAAGATGGCTCTTTTGCAATTGAATCAGTAGCTTTTCCTAATGTCTATCTTCGTATGGATGGTGATAATCCACAGGGAAAGGATGATGATTTTGGAATTGTAAATTGCCAATTTAATGTAGGGAGTTATGAGTGTTTTTATCTTGTGAATAGAATTGAAATGCCTACTGATGAAAAGCTAGGAGACATAATGAATAAGATAAAAATCTGA
- a CDS encoding BaiN/RdsA family NAD(P)/FAD-dependent oxidoreductase, translated as MIKMNVAIVGGGASGFFAAIRAKSKNPNANITIFEKNQNVLAKVMITGGGRCNLTNTFEEISDLKHAYPRGHKLMKRLFKQFDYNEVYKWFEDNGVPLVTQEDLCVFPESQEAASIVNCLINEAKRLGVNIMTGYKMEKAVQTEDGLFMLYFKNGKTQVFDRVAITTGGSPNINDLQHLREMGHGIEAPIPSLFTFNISDKKILALMGTVVNPVITSIPSTKFRSQGPLLVTHWGFSGPAILKLSSHAARYLHENNYNVDISVNWANVVNRDEIEEYIKNIVNEYPNKQLASLRPYDMPSRLWTYIIDKLSLPKEKKWSELGKSGINRMIEALTNDIYHVKGKGAYREEFVTCGGVSLSDIDYHTLESKICPHLFFAGEVLDIDAITGGFNLQAAWTTGYIVGQNIVE; from the coding sequence ATGATAAAAATGAATGTCGCTATCGTCGGTGGTGGTGCTTCGGGATTCTTTGCAGCGATAAGAGCTAAGAGTAAAAATCCAAACGCCAATATAACTATCTTTGAGAAAAATCAAAATGTTTTGGCTAAGGTGATGATTACTGGTGGGGGAAGATGTAACCTGACTAATACCTTTGAAGAAATTTCAGATCTTAAACATGCTTATCCAAGGGGACATAAACTGATGAAACGCTTGTTTAAGCAATTTGACTATAATGAAGTTTATAAATGGTTTGAGGATAATGGCGTTCCATTGGTTACTCAAGAAGACTTGTGTGTGTTTCCTGAATCACAGGAAGCAGCATCTATCGTGAATTGTCTTATCAATGAGGCAAAGCGTCTGGGAGTAAACATTATGACCGGATATAAAATGGAAAAAGCTGTGCAGACTGAGGACGGACTTTTTATGTTGTATTTCAAGAACGGGAAGACGCAAGTTTTTGACAGAGTCGCAATTACGACAGGTGGATCGCCTAACATAAACGACTTGCAGCATTTGCGAGAAATGGGACATGGAATAGAAGCACCGATACCTTCACTTTTTACATTTAATATATCAGATAAAAAGATATTGGCATTGATGGGTACTGTGGTTAATCCTGTTATAACTTCAATTCCTTCAACCAAGTTTCGCTCACAAGGACCGCTGCTTGTTACGCACTGGGGATTCAGCGGACCTGCAATATTGAAACTGTCATCACATGCTGCACGATATTTGCATGAAAACAATTATAATGTAGACATATCAGTGAATTGGGCGAATGTGGTAAATCGTGATGAAATAGAGGAATATATAAAGAATATTGTAAACGAATATCCAAATAAGCAGCTTGCTTCGCTCAGACCTTATGATATGCCTTCACGACTCTGGACATATATTATAGATAAACTAAGTTTGCCAAAGGAAAAGAAATGGTCGGAATTAGGCAAAAGTGGTATAAACAGAATGATAGAAGCCTTGACGAATGATATTTATCACGTAAAAGGGAAGGGAGCATATCGTGAAGAATTTGTTACTTGTGGAGGAGTCTCATTGAGCGATATTGACTATCATACTCTTGAAAGCAAAATATGCCCACACTTGTTTTTCG